CGCCCACATCAACGTGCTGATCGTGGTGTGGGCGCGCTATGTGATCCACTTCGCGCTTTCCCTGCTGGTGTTCAACCCCTGGACCGTTCCGGGGCTGATGCGCACCAAGCGCCCGGTGCTGCAGATCGTCCGCTCCGCGCTGCTGTTCGCCACCACGGCGCTGAACTTCACGGCCCTCCAGTTCCTGCAGCTGGACCAGACCGTCTCCATCATGTTCTCGATTCCCTTCTTCGTGGCCCTGTTCGCCGGGCCGCTTCTGGGCGAGCGGGTGGGGCTGGAGCGCTGGCTCGCCATCATCGTCGGCTTTGCCGGCATCCTTCTGGTGGTAAGGCCCGGGGCCGGCGGCATCCATCCGGCCGCCATCCTCTCGCTGGTGGCGGCGGCGACCTACGCGCTCTATTCCATCACCACCCGCATGCTGGCGCGCACGGATGCGAGCAAGACGACACTGTTCTACACGGCGCTTGTCGGCTCCGTGGTGGCGAGCATTCCCCTGCCTTTCGTGTGGGAAACGCCGCGCGATCCGGCGGTGATCGGCGCCATGCTCGGCCTCGGCGCGGTGGCCGGCGCGGGCCATTTCGTGCTCATCCTCGCCCATGCCCGGGCACCGGCGGCGACGCTCGCGCCTTACATCTACACCCAGATCCTGAGCATGATCGCCCTCGGCTGGCTGGTGTTCGGGCAGGTGCCCAGCCTGTGGACGCTGGCGGGGGCCGCCATCGTCATCGCCTCCGGCACCTATCTTCTGGTCCGCGACGCGCGCGCCCGGCCGCAGTGAGCGAATTGGGCCAAAGGTCCATCAGCCCTGATTGATGGAGCTTTGGCGAGCCCGCGCGGCGCCTGAGCGTGGCCGCACGGCGTCGGTCGCAGACCGGAGCGGATGAGTAAAGTACGATCCTTCTCGGTTTCGCCAGATTGCAGCTTATGCTGTGCGTTCTTCCGTCTGAAACCGCAGGACCATCATGAGCGCCGCCCGTCTACTTGTCGTCGAAGGAAATACCGCGGAGGCCCGCGCCCGGCAGGTGGCTTTCGGTGGTCAGGCGGCAAGCGAGGGCTATGCGCAGCTGCTGCGCGAGCTGTTCCCCGGCGCCGTGACCGTGGACATCTGCTATCCGGCCGATGCCGGCGCGAACCTGCCCGATGCCGGCGGCATCGAGGGCTATGACGGCATCGCCATCACCGGCTCCTCGCTCAACATCTATAATGGCGGGCCGGAGATCACCCAGCAGATCGAGCTGATGCGCACCGCCTTCACCACGGACGTGCCCATCTTCGGCAGCTGCTGGGGCCTCCAGCTTCTCACCGTCGCGGCCGGCGGCGCGGTGCGGCGCAATCCGCGCGGGCGGGAGGTGGGCTTCGGCCGTCGCATCCGCATGACGGCGGAAGGCGCGGCGCACCCCATCTTCGACGGCAAGCCGGCGGTATTCGAGGCCATGACCGTGCATCTCGACGAGGTGGAGACGCTGCCGGAGGGCGCGCGGCTCCTCGCCAGCAACGACCATTCGGTGGTTCAGGCGGCGGAAATTCCTGTCGGTCGCACGGTGTGCTGGGGGGTGCAGTATCACCCCGAGTACCCGTTCCGCGAGATGGCCGCCATCTTCCGGCGGCTTCAGCCCTCACTGGTCGTGGAGGGCTTCTTCGCCGACGAGGAGGAAGAAGCGGCCTTCATCGCCGACCTCGAGCATTTTGAGCGCGACCCCGGCAATGCCGCGCTGGCCTGGCGCCACGGCATCGACGGCGCGGTGATCCGCAAGAATGTGCGCACCCTCGAGATCGCCAATTGGATCACCCACCAGGTGCTCCCCGCCCGCGCGCGACGGGGCCGGGACTGAGGGGATCGCATGTCCGTGTTGCAGAAGAAGACGTCGCGGGCTTGGTCGGCTCAGGCGTCGCGCCGGCCCTCCGTCGCGCCCCGAATGATCGCGCTTGGCTTGGCGTATCGTGGGTGTGTTCGGGGCTGACGGGTTTGGAACAGCAAAACCCCCCGCCTGTTCAGGTGCGGGGGGTTTTGGGATTGTGGATAGGGCATTATGCGCATGTGCTTTGCAGGCCTGGCAGCGACCTACTCTCCCGCGTCTTGAGACGAAGTACCATTGGCGCT
The nucleotide sequence above comes from Xanthobacter flavus. Encoded proteins:
- a CDS encoding DMT family transporter, which encodes MRAPGDTHVTPAPAPLVGIALMCLAVMSFALTDTTAKWLSAHINVLIVVWARYVIHFALSLLVFNPWTVPGLMRTKRPVLQIVRSALLFATTALNFTALQFLQLDQTVSIMFSIPFFVALFAGPLLGERVGLERWLAIIVGFAGILLVVRPGAGGIHPAAILSLVAAATYALYSITTRMLARTDASKTTLFYTALVGSVVASIPLPFVWETPRDPAVIGAMLGLGAVAGAGHFVLILAHARAPAATLAPYIYTQILSMIALGWLVFGQVPSLWTLAGAAIVIASGTYLLVRDARARPQ
- a CDS encoding type 1 glutamine amidotransferase, translated to MSAARLLVVEGNTAEARARQVAFGGQAASEGYAQLLRELFPGAVTVDICYPADAGANLPDAGGIEGYDGIAITGSSLNIYNGGPEITQQIELMRTAFTTDVPIFGSCWGLQLLTVAAGGAVRRNPRGREVGFGRRIRMTAEGAAHPIFDGKPAVFEAMTVHLDEVETLPEGARLLASNDHSVVQAAEIPVGRTVCWGVQYHPEYPFREMAAIFRRLQPSLVVEGFFADEEEEAAFIADLEHFERDPGNAALAWRHGIDGAVIRKNVRTLEIANWITHQVLPARARRGRD